The following nucleotide sequence is from Streptomyces sp. NBC_00237.
CGCACCACCTCGCCCTCCCCGAGGTCCCGGCGGGCGCCGAACGCATCCGGCTCGGCAGCGTCGACCTCGCCGCCCGCCGGATCGCGGGCCACCGGGGCACCGCCGTCGTCATGGCGGACGGCGACCCCGGGTTCTTCGGCGTCGTGCGCACCCTGCGCGCCCCCGAACACGGCCTGGAGGTCGAGGTCGTACCGGCCGTCTCCGCCGTCGCCTCCGCCTTCGCCCGCGCCGGAATGCCCTGGGACGACGCCCAGGTCGTCGTCGCGCACCGCCGCACCCTGCGCCGTGCCGTCAACGTGATCCGCGCCCACACCAAGGTCGCCGTCCTCACCTCCCCGGGGGCAGGACCCGCCGAACTCGCCCTCCTCCTCGACGGCGTGCACCGCACCTTCGTCATCTGCGAGGAGCTCGGCTCCGACCGCGAACGCATCACCGTCCTCACCTCCGACCGGGTCGCCGACCACTCCTGGCGCGACCCCAACGTCGTCATCGCCATCGGCGGCAGCGCGCCCCCCGCCCAGCGCGGCGGCTGGCTGTTCGGCCACGACAGCGCGTACCCCGAGGGCCTGCGCGGCTGGGCCCTGGGCTCCGAGGAGTACGGGGAGGACCTGGCCGACGGCGAGACCCCGGGCCTGCGGGCCGCCCAGCTCGCCCGGCTCGGCCCGCGCACCGGCGACCTCGTCTGGGACATCGGCACCGGCTGCGGCGCGCTCGCCGTGGAGGCCACCCGCTTCGGCGCGGCGGTCATCGCCGTCGACGAGAGCGCGGACGCGTGCGTACGGACGGCGGCCGCCGCGCGCCGGTTCGGCGTACAGCTCCAGGTGGTGCGCGGCACCGCCCCGCACGTCCTGGAGGACCTTCCCGAGCCGGATGTCGTACGCGTCGGAGGCGGCGGCGTCCCCGTCGTCGAGGCGTGCGTGGACCGCCGCCCGGAGCGGATCGTCACGCACGCCCAGACCCGGGACGCCGCCGAACTGATCGGCCGCACGCTGGAGGAGGGCGGATACGCGGTGGAGTGCTCCCTGTTCCAGACCGTCGACCTGCACGCGGCGGGGGAGTGGGAGGAGCGCAGGCGCTCCGTGGTCTTCCTGCTCACCGGCCGCCGCCAGGAACGGACCACGCGAGACCCTCGTAACTGATCCGGCGGGACCATGTCCCCTTCTTCGCGCGGATGTTCTACCGATCGCTCCCCAGGGCGAGCGCTGTCGGTGGCGCGAGGTAGGCTGGCCGATCGTTGTACCGCAGATGGGCGGTTGGTGGATCGTTCGCCAATGTCCTGAAACAGGGCCCTCTTTGGGACCTTGTGCGATACGGCGGACCCGGGACGTGCGCGACGTGGCGCAGCCCACAGTGGGCCGTGGCGGATCTCCCTGCCCCGGCCCCGAAGGGCCGCGACAATGCTTGGTGTCCGCGGAACCTTTCGTGCCGCACGACACCCCCGCTCGTTCATCCATGGACGGGCGCGGCCGTGTCGGGCGGTCGTTCCGGGGGACGGGGCCCTGCCGGCGGAAGGCGGTGCGGCCGAGGAAGCGTTGGTGCTACAGATGGGCGAGGGGTACGCATGACGGACACCGGCCAGGTCCCGGGCGAGGGACTGCCGGAGAACGCAGGCATGGTGGAGCAGCCGGGCGTCCCCGCCCCAGGCGTCTACACCTTCCTCGACCCCTCCGACTCAGCGGTCCACTCCGGGGATTCCGGGATGGACGACGACGACCTCCTGCTGATGCCCGCCGCGCAGGGCGCGTGGAGCGACCCGCAGGTGGTCCCCGCGCAGCCGCCGCACGTGCCGCAGCCCGAGACGGGCGCGCACGAGGCCGGTGGCCGGGACTCCGGCTCCGTGGACCTCTCCGGCGTACGGATGCCCCCGCAGCCCGCGTCGATGACGCCGCCCCCGTCCCGCCGCCCGCTGCACATGGGCCCGCCCGTGCCGGACGCCTCGGGCGGTGTCGTACGCTCGCTGGCCGACCGGGGCCCGGCCGCGCAGACTCCGCCGCTGCCCGCGCAGGGCATGGCACCGGCCGCGGCACCGGCCACGCCGCTGGGGACTCCGACGGGCGTGCCCGCGGGGGCCGTTCCGGGACAGTTCCCGACCGCGACTCCGACCGCGACCCCGGCCTCGACTCCGGTCGCGGCGCCGATGCGGCACGCGGGTCCGCCGACGACGGGCCCCGAGTACCTCGACATCCCGCGCGACGAGGCCGCGCTGCTGCCCGGCCCGCAGCTGGGCGAGATCCCGGCGCAGGGCCCGACGCCGTGGGCGTCGCAGCCGCAGGCCGCGCAGCCGGTGACGCAGCACGTGCAGACGGCATCCGTGCCGGTGCCCGCGCAGGCCACCCGGGCGGACGGGCTCGCGACGCCGCCTCGGACGGCCGTACCGGTCCCGCCCGAGGCGGCCCAGACGCACGTCCAGGTGCGGGTTCCGGCTACTGCGACGGCCGAGCCGGTGCAGGTCGAGCCGGTGCAGGCCGAGCTGGTGCAGGGCCTTGCGCAGGCCGGGACGGAGACGCCCCAGCCGCTCCCTCAGCCCGCTGAACCC
It contains:
- the cbiE gene encoding precorrin-6y C5,15-methyltransferase (decarboxylating) subunit CbiE yields the protein MADRVTVIGWDGSPLTAAATSALAAATLVAGAAHHLALPEVPAGAERIRLGSVDLAARRIAGHRGTAVVMADGDPGFFGVVRTLRAPEHGLEVEVVPAVSAVASAFARAGMPWDDAQVVVAHRRTLRRAVNVIRAHTKVAVLTSPGAGPAELALLLDGVHRTFVICEELGSDRERITVLTSDRVADHSWRDPNVVIAIGGSAPPAQRGGWLFGHDSAYPEGLRGWALGSEEYGEDLADGETPGLRAAQLARLGPRTGDLVWDIGTGCGALAVEATRFGAAVIAVDESADACVRTAAAARRFGVQLQVVRGTAPHVLEDLPEPDVVRVGGGGVPVVEACVDRRPERIVTHAQTRDAAELIGRTLEEGGYAVECSLFQTVDLHAAGEWEERRRSVVFLLTGRRQERTTRDPRN